A single Cupriavidus sp. D39 DNA region contains:
- a CDS encoding ImmA/IrrE family metallo-endopeptidase — protein MFINSADAPAARLFTLIHELAHVWIGSSGVSNVSHANIRREETFCNAVAGEFLVPELEFRRHWLSREEWHLNLPELATRFHVSKLVIVRRAADLGYISREDYSEYYLQELEAFRQREKSGGSFYRNAGAKNSPRFSRAVLAETMSGRLLLRDAGKLLGMQPAKIRNYAETLAE, from the coding sequence ATATTCATAAACAGTGCCGACGCACCTGCGGCGCGCCTCTTTACTTTGATCCACGAACTGGCCCATGTGTGGATAGGCAGCAGTGGTGTCTCGAATGTTTCGCACGCGAATATCCGACGAGAAGAGACTTTCTGCAATGCAGTTGCTGGCGAGTTCCTGGTGCCGGAGCTGGAGTTCCGCCGGCATTGGCTAAGTCGCGAAGAGTGGCATCTGAATCTGCCGGAATTGGCTACTCGATTTCATGTCAGCAAGTTAGTAATCGTGCGGCGCGCTGCCGACCTCGGTTATATCAGTCGAGAAGACTATTCCGAATACTACCTTCAGGAACTGGAGGCCTTCCGCCAGAGGGAGAAATCCGGCGGGAGCTTTTATCGCAACGCCGGCGCCAAGAATAGTCCACGTTTCAGCCGGGCTGTATTGGCAGAGACGATGAGCGGTCGATTACTTCTTCGTGATGCCGGCAAGTTGTTGGGCATGCAGCCAGCGAAAATACGGAACTATGCGGAGACTCTGGCCGAATGA
- a CDS encoding adenylate/guanylate cyclase domain-containing protein: MDRESMPAVSDSDGSVLFADISNSTKLYEKAGNAAAFGAIGQCIALMKSCSSAQRGRVVKTIGDEVMAVFPSAENAMQAALEMQMAIAALPPVSGLPMSIHIGFHHGPILRDASGDVFGDTVNLAARLAKLASQGQIITSKDAVAHLPPRLRKAMRYLYPIQVRGKAEPVELFEAIWQQNADMTILAEVNPRASRPALLTLRYREKEVRMNGASPPVTIGRDAAMTIVVADPQTSRFHATIEFRAGKYMLIDRSANGTHIAIDGDDEIILRRDEVALRGHGWITFGQSMEGAGERVEFFYT, from the coding sequence ATGGACCGGGAATCGATGCCTGCGGTGTCCGACTCAGACGGGTCCGTGCTGTTCGCGGACATCAGCAACAGCACCAAGCTGTATGAGAAGGCCGGCAATGCGGCCGCCTTCGGCGCCATCGGGCAATGCATCGCCCTGATGAAATCCTGCTCGTCGGCGCAGCGAGGCCGGGTGGTGAAGACCATCGGGGACGAAGTCATGGCGGTCTTCCCCTCCGCCGAAAATGCAATGCAGGCTGCACTCGAAATGCAAATGGCGATTGCCGCGTTGCCACCGGTATCCGGTCTTCCCATGTCGATCCATATTGGCTTTCACCACGGCCCGATCCTGCGCGACGCATCGGGCGATGTGTTCGGCGACACGGTCAACCTTGCCGCGCGCCTCGCCAAGCTCGCATCGCAAGGACAGATCATCACCAGCAAGGACGCCGTGGCGCATCTGCCGCCCAGGCTGCGCAAGGCGATGCGCTACCTCTACCCGATACAGGTGCGCGGCAAAGCCGAACCCGTGGAGTTGTTCGAAGCGATATGGCAGCAGAACGCCGACATGACCATCCTCGCCGAAGTGAACCCGCGCGCGAGCCGCCCCGCGCTGCTCACGCTACGGTATCGGGAGAAGGAGGTCCGGATGAACGGCGCGTCGCCGCCGGTCACGATAGGGCGCGACGCCGCGATGACGATCGTCGTGGCGGATCCGCAGACTTCGCGGTTCCACGCAACCATCGAGTTCCGGGCAGGAAAATACATGCTGATCGACCGAAGCGCCAATGGCACGCATATCGCCATCGACGGCGATGACGAAATCATCCTGCGCCGCGATGAGGTCGCGCTGAGAGGGCATGGCTGGATTACGTTTGGCCAGTCGATGGAGGGGGCAGGGGAGCGGGTTGAGTTTTTCTATACGTAG
- a CDS encoding group II intron maturase-specific domain-containing protein has translation MLIKPANKSIKSLLSKVREIIKDNASATQEMLIRQLNPVIRGWAMYHRHIVAKAVFTSIDHHIWRLLWNWAMRRHPNKGARWVKDRYFPTDGSRQWNFATMSAARGKIFGLRLFSASTVAITRHIKIRASANPFDPEWHDYFARRRTSKRSAGLPGASPWC, from the coding sequence TTGCTGATCAAGCCAGCGAATAAGAGCATCAAGTCGCTGCTGAGCAAGGTCCGAGAGATCATCAAGGACAATGCGAGCGCCACGCAGGAGATGTTGATACGGCAACTCAACCCAGTTATTCGGGGATGGGCCATGTACCACCGTCACATCGTGGCGAAAGCAGTGTTCACATCGATCGACCACCACATCTGGCGCCTGCTCTGGAATTGGGCAATGCGCAGGCACCCCAATAAAGGAGCACGTTGGGTTAAAGATAGGTACTTCCCCACGGACGGAAGCCGGCAGTGGAACTTCGCCACGATGAGCGCAGCCAGGGGCAAAATCTTTGGTCTTAGACTCTTCAGTGCATCGACGGTGGCGATCACCCGCCACATCAAGATTCGCGCGTCCGCTAATCCGTTCGACCCGGAATGGCACGATTATTTCGCCCGTCGTCGAACCTCGAAACGCTCTGCCGGATTGCCCGGTGCCAGCCCATGGTGCTGA
- a CDS encoding recombinase family protein, which produces MSAGKRVAYVRVSTVDQNTDRQLEGVAVDKTFTDKASGKDIQRPQLQAALDYVREGDTLVVHSMDRLARNTEDLLRMVRELTAKHVSVEFVKERLTFSGQSDDPMATLMMTMLGGFAQFERSLIRERQREGIAIAREKGVYKGRKAALNLEQVATLKQRAAAGDKKAAIARDLGISRETLYQYLRQAEGADAGGLALGSQS; this is translated from the coding sequence ATGAGCGCAGGTAAGCGGGTTGCCTATGTGCGGGTGAGCACGGTAGACCAGAACACGGACCGCCAGTTGGAAGGCGTGGCAGTGGACAAGACCTTCACGGACAAGGCCAGCGGCAAGGATATCCAGCGGCCCCAGCTCCAAGCGGCATTAGATTACGTGCGGGAAGGCGATACGCTGGTGGTGCATTCGATGGACCGCCTGGCGCGGAACACTGAAGACCTCCTGCGCATGGTCCGTGAGCTGACCGCTAAGCATGTGAGCGTGGAGTTTGTGAAAGAGCGGCTCACCTTCAGCGGCCAGAGCGATGACCCTATGGCTACCCTGATGATGACCATGCTTGGCGGCTTTGCTCAATTCGAGCGGTCTTTGATCCGTGAGCGCCAGCGTGAGGGTATCGCCATCGCTAGGGAGAAAGGGGTGTACAAGGGCCGCAAGGCCGCATTGAACCTTGAGCAAGTCGCCACTCTGAAGCAGCGGGCTGCAGCGGGCGATAAGAAGGCCGCTATTGCGCGTGACCTAGGCATCAGCAGGGAGACCCTATATCAATATCTGAGGCAGGCTGAGGGAGCGGATGCTGGGGGGCTAGCGCTTGGGAGCCAATCCTAA
- a CDS encoding DUF4411 family protein — protein MRYLLDSNTLIEAKNRYYHMAICPGYWQWILHKNQTREIGSITMIADELLRGYDELRDWAADHAGIFVPITDAPTQEAFATVAAQVAAQSPRMKVGALEDFLSGADPWLIAKAMVTGAAVVTHEAFNPDVKRKFLIPNVCRHFGVQVLNTFELLHTLKAEFVLPG, from the coding sequence ATGAGGTACCTGCTTGACTCCAATACGCTCATTGAGGCGAAGAACCGCTACTACCATATGGCCATCTGTCCAGGCTACTGGCAGTGGATCTTGCACAAGAATCAGACGCGGGAAATTGGCAGCATCACAATGATCGCGGATGAACTGTTGCGTGGTTACGACGAACTGAGGGACTGGGCGGCCGATCACGCAGGAATCTTTGTTCCGATAACCGATGCGCCGACACAAGAGGCGTTCGCTACGGTCGCTGCGCAAGTTGCTGCCCAGTCCCCTCGCATGAAGGTGGGCGCCTTGGAAGATTTTCTGTCCGGTGCTGACCCGTGGTTGATCGCGAAAGCCATGGTGACCGGTGCGGCGGTTGTTACCCATGAGGCATTCAATCCGGACGTTAAGAGGAAATTCCTAATTCCTAACGTCTGTCGGCACTTTGGCGTTCAGGTGCTGAACACTTTTGAATTGCTGCACACGCTCAAAGCGGAATTCGTCTTGCCCGGTTGA
- a CDS encoding DUF4145 domain-containing protein, with the protein MGYADHRGYVDLVDFYPEAENRSTLPEGVPTGIVKEFREGEECAEAGCYRAAAALFRSVLDKTLRANGYKLKKGTPLEQQIDLAASDGVITAARRKRAHDEIRTLGNYVLHEEWREVSKAEVETARQYAAHLLHDFYDDRETVLTVLRSKQRVADDDQPVDVDEEANGE; encoded by the coding sequence ATGGGCTACGCGGATCACCGTGGCTACGTTGACTTAGTTGATTTCTACCCAGAGGCGGAAAACCGCTCAACCCTTCCTGAGGGAGTTCCAACGGGAATCGTCAAAGAATTCAGGGAAGGCGAAGAGTGCGCTGAGGCCGGATGCTACCGCGCGGCTGCGGCACTGTTCCGCTCGGTGCTAGATAAAACTCTCCGCGCAAATGGGTACAAGCTGAAGAAGGGCACGCCACTGGAGCAGCAAATTGATCTAGCCGCGTCAGACGGAGTGATCACTGCCGCGCGTCGCAAGCGTGCGCACGATGAAATCCGGACACTAGGAAACTACGTCCTTCACGAGGAGTGGCGTGAGGTTTCCAAAGCCGAGGTTGAGACTGCGCGGCAGTATGCGGCACACCTATTGCACGACTTTTACGATGATCGAGAAACGGTACTGACAGTGCTGCGCTCCAAGCAGCGCGTTGCAGATGATGACCAGCCAGTGGACGTCGATGAAGAAGCAAACGGCGAATAA
- a CDS encoding helix-turn-helix domain-containing protein, with protein MTAGCRSLNIAPMITHAHINPALLSWSRERAGLTQHALAQGLSVKPDQVVAWEAGDSLPTFKQAQ; from the coding sequence ATGACAGCCGGCTGCAGGTCGCTTAACATCGCTCCTATGATCACCCATGCACACATCAATCCTGCTCTGTTGAGTTGGTCGCGGGAACGCGCCGGGCTAACTCAGCATGCACTCGCACAGGGATTGTCCGTTAAGCCAGACCAGGTGGTTGCATGGGAAGCCGGGGATAGCTTGCCGACGTTCAAGCAAGCTCAGTAG
- a CDS encoding helix-turn-helix domain-containing protein: protein MTELKQPTPEEVRALLNDSGLSREDFAALVHVSKLTVHKWVLPKDSENHRGIPLAVWELLLLKLGRHPEKKLVDL, encoded by the coding sequence ATGACTGAACTCAAGCAGCCCACCCCTGAAGAAGTACGCGCATTGCTGAACGATTCCGGCTTGAGCCGCGAGGACTTCGCAGCGCTTGTCCACGTATCCAAGCTAACTGTTCACAAGTGGGTCCTCCCGAAGGATTCAGAGAACCATCGCGGGATTCCCCTTGCTGTGTGGGAATTGCTGCTTCTGAAGCTGGGCAGGCACCCCGAGAAGAAACTAGTTGACCTGTAA